GGTGGTGACGTCGAAGATCCAGGCGTGCCAGGGGCAGGTGAGGAGGGGGCCGTCGCGGGCGGCGGGGTCGAGGGGGCGTCCCTGGTGGGGGCAGAGGGCGCCGGTGCAGGAGTAGGCGCCGGCGGCGTTGTGGAGGAGGAGGGGGATTCCTTCGAGTTCGACGCGGGCGGAGCGGCCGGGGGGGAGTTCGGCGGCCGGGAGGGCGCGCAGCCAGCGGGCGGGCGGGGGGCTCATTTCAGTTGAATTCGGGCCGCGGGGTGCCGTGGGGGCGGCCGCGGCCGCGGTCTTCGGAGAAGTCGTCGTCGATTTTCATGAGCTGGTAGCGGAGGCGGCCTTCTTCGTAGAGGCGGCCGGCGATTTCGACGACGCGGGGGGTGCGGCGGCGGCGGAAGACGGCGCCGAGGGCGGCCAGGAGGGCGTCGTCGGGCCGGCCGGGGGCGGAGAGGGAGATGTGGGGCGGCACGGGGAGGATGCGGCGGGCCTCGGCGTCGCCGGGGTCGTATCCGTGGGCGGCCTCGAAGGTCCGGGCGGCCTCGCGGGCGGTGCGGGCGACGACGAACCAGTCTTCGCAGTGGTCCGGCGTGCGGCACCAGTAGAGGTTCCAGCGGTCCTTTTTCATGGGGGATCGCGCCGGAACTAATTGTACCGCATGGAGGGCCGGCCGGGGGGGGGCGCCGCGGGCTACGAGGCGGCGGCCTCCTCGAAGGCGGCCAGGCGGGCCTGGAGCTTGCCGAGGGCGGCGCGTTCGAGCTGGCGGACGCGTTCGCGGGTGATATGGAGGCGCCGGCCGACTTCGCCGAGGGTCATGGGTTCGCCGTCGTGGAGTCCGAAGCGGTAGCGCAGGATGGCGGCCTCGCGGGCGCCGATGGAGCGCAGGAGGGCGTGGAGCTCTTCGGCCAGGAGGCGGGAGCGGACGGATTCCTCGGGGGAGGCGGAGGGGGCGCGGTCGGGGAGTTCGTGGGCGGCGCCGAGGCCGTCGAGGCTGAGGGCGCGGGAGCAGCGGACGGCGGAGCGGACGTTGCGGGCGAGGCGGCGGCGGGCGGGGTCGTCGGCGAAGGTTTCGTCGGCGGGCTCTTCGGGGTCGGTTCCGGCGCGGCGCTGGAGGGCGTCGTTTTCGGCGTGGCGGAGGCGGGCCACGAGGCCGACCATGTAGGAGGGGACGCGGACGGTGCGGGAGGTGTTGATGAGGGCGCGGCGGATGGCCTGGCGGATCCACCAGGTGGCGTAGGTGGAGAAGCGGCAGTTCTTCCGCGGGTCGAAGCGTTCGACGGCGCGGAGGAGTCCGAGGTTTCCTTCGGCGACGAGGTCGGCGAGGGGGAGGCCGCGGTTGAGGAAGGACTTGGCGATGGAGACGACGAGGCGGAGGTTGGCCTTGATGAAGCGTTCGCGGGCCTGGCGGGCGGCGCGGCGTTCGTTTTCGTCGGGGGAGTCGAGGCGCTTCATGCGCAGGGCGAGTTCGCGCTCTTCCTCGGCGGTCAGGAGCGGGACGTCCTGGATTTCCTGGAAGTACGGGCGGATTTCGGCGTCGCGGGAAAAAGGCGACAGGCGGTCGGACATGGCTTCCCCCTCTCTCTCGAAGGCAACCCTCTCTCCGTGGCGCGGGCCCGGCGCCCGCGCGACCCGCATGAACTATACACGATGATTTATAAAGTGCAAGCACAATTTGCGTTCGGGGGGGGCGCGGAAGTCGGCGAGGGGGGGCGTCCGTGGGGGTCGGGGGTTTTGGGCGGGGCAGCGCTTTGTCTCGGCGGCGGGGGTTGTGCTGGAGGAGCGGCGTTGTGGGGGGCTTATTCCGGCGCGTGTGCGGCGCGGGTTCTCCTGCCTGCCGGCGCTTCTGTCCGCCTCACGATCCTTGGAACCGCGCCCTCAGCATCGGCCTGGGCGCTTGGCTTCAATGGGGCCACGGCTTCGCAGCCGTGGAGATCCGCACGATCAGCGTGCGTACCGCCGAACCGTGGATGGGCTTCAATGGGGCCACGGCTTCGCAGCCGTGGAGATTCGGTGATCTCGACCACGAAGTCGGGGCTCGTCGCGGCGCTTCAATGGGGCCACGGCTTCGCAGCCGTGGAGATCAGTACCGACTCGTGCAGGTGACGGGCGGGGACGCCGTGCTTCAATGGGGCCACGGCTTCGCAGCCGTGGAGATCGTCCAGGCTGGCCATGCCTGAATTGGTGCTGAGAGGCTTCAATGGGGCCACGGCTTCGCAGCCGTGGAGATGCGTTCGGACGCGGGCGCCGATGATGGAAGAAGTGCTGAGCTTCAATGGGGCCACGGCTTCGCAGCCGTGGAGATTACCCGGTACGCAGACGGGTCGATCGAGTGCAGTCTCGCTTCAATGGGGCCACGGCTTCGCAGCCGTGGAGATGACCTACTCCGAGCCAGGCAGGTCCGCCAAAGAAGGCGCTTCAATGGGGCCACGGCTTCGCAGCCGTGGAGATATGGTATTTAAGGATAACCCTGTTTACCCTTGCGTCGCTTCAATGGGGCCACGGCTTCGCAGCCGTGGAGATCCGCCAGATTTCCTACAATCTTGCCAGAATTTGTCATGCTTCAATGGGGCCACGGCTTCGCAGCCGTGGAGATGTGCCGCTTCCTCGATCCGTCGTGCGGTGTCCTCCTGCTTCAATGGGGCCACGGCTTCGCAGCCGTGGAGATGAGGGCCAGGCATGCGAATCCTTTCTGACCCTCGAAGCTTCAATGGGGCCACGGCTTCGCAGCCGTGGAGATCTTGAGAAGCTCGAGAAGCTTCTCGCGCCGGCAGCGGCTTCAATGGGGCCACGGCTTCGCAGCCGTGGAGATCCGTTGCCGTGCGCGGTCCCAGGCTGCTACCGAATTGGCTTCAATGGGGCCACGGCTTCGCAGCCGTGGAGATAGCGCGCACCTAAGCCTGTTTGCAGCATAGGCTCGCGCAGGCGTTCGCGAGAGACGGCTCCGGACGTGGAGCGTCGCGTCGCGCTGCGGCAACAAGCACGCCGCAATGCCTTGAAGTTCATGGACGTCCTTTGTCGAGCACTTTAAGGGAGAGATCCCGGCACCTCGATGCTCGAAAACCGAACCGGCTTTCACCCTCCTCATGCTTCCCGATTGTCAAACAACCCTCAGACCACGATGGCGCCGGTTTCCTCAGGCGGCCGCTGGCATCCCAGTACTTCGAAGCACGTGCCCCCGCGCCCGGTCGGCGGTCCGAGGTCGACGATCAGAACCTGATCCTCGTCCGCTTTGATTATACTCGAGAGCGTTCCCATCAGATTCACCTTCTCCTGCTCGGACAGGTCGCAACGGAAAACGGAGTATTGGAGGGCATCTCCGAATCCCCGCATGGCCTTGAACATCCGCCGCAACCTCTTCGGGTGACGGACGTCGTAGGTGACAAGATACCGATTCCGCACCTCTACCTCGTTTCGAAGGCGACGTACTCCGGAATCTCGCCCGTCAGGACCCGGCCCAGCAGACGCGCTTGTACCTCGAGGACGCGGCGGTAACTTACCTGGTAGCCGAACCGTGGATGCGTCACAAGGTCGTCCATCCGGCGCTCATAGGCCCGAAGCACGGCTTTGCGCCCGTTTTCCGTCAGAGCCCAGGCGTTTCCGCGTCTCAGAAAATCAGAAGATCCGATCTCCTTCCGGTTGATGAGCGTGAGAACCGTCGATTCCGCGATGAGCGGCCGGAACTCTTCCATGAGGTCCAGCGCCAGGGCGGGTCGTCCGTATCGCGGCTGATGATAGAAGCCCATCAGAGGATCGAATCCGACCGTCATCGTCGTCACGGTCAGCTCTTTCGCCAGGACGGAGTAGAGGAAGGAGAGGACCGCGTTCACCGGATCGGTCGGAGGGCGGCGCGACCGGCCGTTGAAATCGAACGTCCGGCACCCCGGGTCGCCCCCTTGCAGAAGCTCTCCGAAGTGAGCGAAGTACGTCCGTGCCGCGGCGCCCTCCAGCCCAAGCAGGGTTTCGAGGTTCGCGGCTTTCTCCGCCGCCTCCGCGAGCCGGGCCAGTTCCGCCAGCGCCGCCGCCGGATCGCCCGCGTGGTTTCTCCGGAGGAGTGTCCGGGAGTTGCGTATTTTCCCGGCCACGAACCGCCGGGCGAGCGCCAGACGGGCTTCCGGATCGGCGGCCCGGGCGTACTGAAGACGCCGCAGCTCGACGTTTTTATGGACGAGGCCCTGGCTCCACCCCTGGAACCAGCCGCCCATGCTGAAGTAGCAGACGGGAATCCCGCGATCGAGGAAGGCGCGCACCGCCTGGGTCGTGATCTGGATGTTGCCGAAGAGGGACACCTGGGAGATGTCCAGAAGCCGAGCGTCCCGCATGAGGGAGCCCCCCTCCCGGATCTCCACCCGTTCGCCCCGGATGCCGACCGAAAGGCCTTGCGTCTGAAGGTAAAGCGGAGCGGCGTCGTCGCGGGCCGGAAAGATGCGGCGCACATCCTCCTCGCCGACGGCGCCCCGAAGGAGCGAGACTTCGTCCGGCAGGCAGATCGGGGCCAGCGAACAGCGGATGCACTTGGGGCTGTTGACGAGGGGCGGCGGGATGGTGCCCTCGCGAGCCATGCGGCGGACCTCCTCCGCGACGGCCAGGCATCGGGTCGTCAGCTCCTCGGTCACCGGAACGGCTACGCGCCGGCGGGATTCGCAGTAGTACACGACGCCCTCGTCGCAGCGGTAGCCGTTTTCGCGAAGGAGGAGCGCCTGCGCGCAGACCTGAACCCGGTCGGCCTCCCACGCTCCTTCCGGCAGATCCGGCGCGCGGCCGCGCTTGTAGTCGACGGGGCTGACGCGGTTGCCTTCTCCTTCGATAAGATCGATTCGGGCGATGATCCCCAGGCGGTCGGACGAAAGGAGAACGGAGCGGGCCGCCACGGGCCGCTCGGGATCGGCCTCCTCCGGGGTGGGCAGTTCCCCACGCTCCTCATCCACCCGGCGATGCTCGAGCTTTCCCTCCACGACGTCCACGTTCTCACGGAATTCGCCCTGGACCCACTCGAGGTACGCCAGACGCGGGCAGTAGACGTACTCGTTCAGAATGCGCGCGGGGACTAGGAGGATGTCCTCGGCGTGCATGCCGTTATCCCCTTGTGCTACTGTCGGGCTAAAACGCCCAGACCGCAATGCCGGCCCGCACCGAGGGAGAGGGGGCCCGAAACCGCTCTTCGAAAGACCAGGCGCACGTGCCAGGCGGGAAGATGCTGGAGATAGCAGGGACGCTTGAAGGCAGATAGAGACTCGGTGATTCCGGAGAACCATGCGGCACGACGTACCTCGACGGAATCAACCGCTTCGGCGTCGATTCCCGCGTGCCGCAGGCATTCGAGCACCAGACGTTCGCGCTTGGCGCGTTTGTTGTCGTCGTAACCGGGGAGAATGACGGGTGTGACGGAAGTCCATACGGTGGCGGCTTCCTCAGAACGGGCCGCGTAGAGGTGAAAGACGTGATCAAAGTCGGGATCATCCGGGCGGACGGGTTCGAGCCGCGCGACCACCGTGCGCGTATGTTCGTCGATCAATTCGGCGCCGGCGAGGCGTTGTTCGATCCAGCGCGCGGATCGGCCGTCGCTTCCGAAGGGTTCGGCGATGAGGGCGCGCCGAATCATGCCGTCGGCATGCGGGTGCCCGATCGAGCGCAAGGGAAGGTAGGAGAATCGCGGGTGATTGTCGTCTTTCCTGCGGCGCTTGGATTCTCCGGGCGGGCCGTGTCCGGCGACGAAACGGAGGGACCATTCCGCCGTACGCCATGCGTCCGGGCTTTCATCGACATCCTCTTGAGCCGCTTTGCACGCGGCGTGCCGCAGCATGGCGGCCACACACGTCGCTCGCCGGCCGGCAAATGCAGCATAGCCGGTATCCTTTTCGGGGGGACGCAGGAGAAACGCTGCGAAGGGACGGACAGGCAGATCACTCGCACGCCGGTACGGAACGGTTGCGAACTGTCGGAGAGGTGGCACCGGTGTGAATACCCCGTTCTGGAGACGGCGAAGGAATGCACCGTGTCGGGCGCTCAGATCGTCGAGGGTTCTGGCTACGGGAGTCCGGAGACCTGGAGCGCCTATTCGGCCCGGGATCCAGCGTTCACCCGCAAGATCCGCCAAACCGTTCGCGTCCATGATGCGGGCGTCCCCGAAGGCGGCGTCAATGCCCCAGCCGAGAGCCACGATGGAACGGGCCATGGCGGCGATGGCTGGTTCATGA
The Planctomycetota bacterium genome window above contains:
- the csb2 gene encoding type I-U CRISPR-associated protein Csb2, which gives rise to MSTRHLVISVTFLQPMCHARLGKGETAPNEWPPSPLRLFQAMVAGAAARWAGAAGPVQLGGITLTSDVPVAALKWLENLCSVTPPTIVAPEAAPGKAVPHYVPNNSGDLVAARWAKGNALAAFEDRVKKTFRPTHLLGGQTVHYLWPLDDVREREARLHEPAIAAMARSIVALGWGIDAAFGDARIMDANGLADLAGERWIPGRIGAPGLRTPVARTLDDLSARHGAFLRRLQNGVFTPVPPLRQFATVPYRRASDLPVRPFAAFLLRPPEKDTGYAAFAGRRATCVAAMLRHAACKAAQEDVDESPDAWRTAEWSLRFVAGHGPPGESKRRRKDDNHPRFSYLPLRSIGHPHADGMIRRALIAEPFGSDGRSARWIEQRLAGAELIDEHTRTVVARLEPVRPDDPDFDHVFHLYAARSEEAATVWTSVTPVILPGYDDNKRAKRERLVLECLRHAGIDAEAVDSVEVRRAAWFSGITESLSAFKRPCYLQHLPAWHVRLVFRRAVSGPLSLGAGRHCGLGVLARQ
- the cas1 gene encoding CRISPR-associated endonuclease Cas1; its protein translation is MHAEDILLVPARILNEYVYCPRLAYLEWVQGEFRENVDVVEGKLEHRRVDEERGELPTPEEADPERPVAARSVLLSSDRLGIIARIDLIEGEGNRVSPVDYKRGRAPDLPEGAWEADRVQVCAQALLLRENGYRCDEGVVYYCESRRRVAVPVTEELTTRCLAVAEEVRRMAREGTIPPPLVNSPKCIRCSLAPICLPDEVSLLRGAVGEEDVRRIFPARDDAAPLYLQTQGLSVGIRGERVEIREGGSLMRDARLLDISQVSLFGNIQITTQAVRAFLDRGIPVCYFSMGGWFQGWSQGLVHKNVELRRLQYARAADPEARLALARRFVAGKIRNSRTLLRRNHAGDPAAALAELARLAEAAEKAANLETLLGLEGAAARTYFAHFGELLQGGDPGCRTFDFNGRSRRPPTDPVNAVLSFLYSVLAKELTVTTMTVGFDPLMGFYHQPRYGRPALALDLMEEFRPLIAESTVLTLINRKEIGSSDFLRRGNAWALTENGRKAVLRAYERRMDDLVTHPRFGYQVSYRRVLEVQARLLGRVLTGEIPEYVAFETR
- a CDS encoding sigma-70 family RNA polymerase sigma factor; translation: MSDRLSPFSRDAEIRPYFQEIQDVPLLTAEEERELALRMKRLDSPDENERRAARQARERFIKANLRLVVSIAKSFLNRGLPLADLVAEGNLGLLRAVERFDPRKNCRFSTYATWWIRQAIRRALINTSRTVRVPSYMVGLVARLRHAENDALQRRAGTDPEEPADETFADDPARRRLARNVRSAVRCSRALSLDGLGAAHELPDRAPSASPEESVRSRLLAEELHALLRSIGAREAAILRYRFGLHDGEPMTLGEVGRRLHITRERVRQLERAALGKLQARLAAFEEAAAS
- a CDS encoding Rieske (2Fe-2S) protein; amino-acid sequence: MSPPPARWLRALPAAELPPGRSARVELEGIPLLLHNAAGAYSCTGALCPHQGRPLDPAARDGPLLTCPWHAWIFDVTTGCAPYNPWARLPLLPVRLGDDGHLYVGLP
- the cas2 gene encoding CRISPR-associated endonuclease Cas2, with protein sequence MRNRYLVTYDVRHPKRLRRMFKAMRGFGDALQYSVFRCDLSEQEKVNLMGTLSSIIKADEDQVLIVDLGPPTGRGGTCFEVLGCQRPPEETGAIVV